A DNA window from Accipiter gentilis chromosome 30, bAccGen1.1, whole genome shotgun sequence contains the following coding sequences:
- the LBR gene encoding delta(14)-sterol reductase LBR — MPNRRFADGEVVMGRWPGSVLYYEVQVTSYDDVSHLYTVKYKDGTELALKESDIRSQSSFKHRKSQSSSSSPSRRSTSRSRSRSPGRPAKGRRRSSSQSREHKDDKKKAIQETNLALLKPSENNTRRYNGEPDSTERNDTSCIILEQKLKPDLEIERVLEQYSLRSREEEKKKEEIYSEKKIFETIKTIEKASSKTKELEFGGRIGTFMLIFFLPATVFYLLLMCKQDDPSLMNFPPPLPALESLWEARVFGVFLLWFFLQALFSLLPIGKVVEGLPLSNGRKLQYRINGFYAFILTAAAIGTLLSFQFELHYLYDHFMQFAVSAAAFSMVLSIYLYVRSLKAPEEELAPGGNSGYLVYDFFTGHELNPRIGSFDLKYFCELRPGLIGWVVINLAMLLAEMKIHNQSMPSLSMILVNSFQLLYVVDALWNEEAILTTMDITHDGFGFMLAFGDLVWVPFVYSLQAFYLVGHPTVISWPVAAAITILNFIGYYIFRSANSQKNNFRRNPADPKLAYLKFIPTATGKGLLVTGWWGFVRHPNYLGDIIMALAWSLPCGFNHILPYFYVIYFICLLIHREARDEHHCKQKYGLAWERYCQRVPYRIFPYIY; from the exons ATGCCAAACCGAAGGTTTGCTGATGGTGAGGTGGTGATGGGCCGTTGGCCAGGAAGTGTCCTGTACTATGAAGTACAAGTGACTAGTTATGATGATGTTTCTCATCTTTATACTGTGAAGTACAAAGATGGGACTGAACTTGCGTTGAAAGAAAGTGATATAAGG TCACAATCATCATTCAAGCACAGGAAGAGCCAGTCCTCTTCAAGTTCTCCCTCCAGAAGGAGTACTAGCAGATCTCGATCTAGATCTCCTGGTCGGCCAGCAAAAGGCAGGCGTCGTTCTTCTTCCCAAAGCAGAGAACataaagatgacaaaaagaaaGCCATTCAGGAAACCAACTTAGCTCTACTG aaACCGAGTGAGAATAACACCAGAAGGTACAATGGTGAACCTGACAGTACAGAAAGAAATGACACATCCTGCATAATCTTGGAG CAAAAGTTGAAACCAGACCTGGAGATAGAGCGTGTGCTTGAACAATACAGCTTGCGttcaagagaagaagaaaagaaaaaagaagagatatattcagagaaaaagatttttgaGACAATAAAAACAATTGAGAAAGCATCATCAAAAACAAAGGAGCTAGAGTTCGGTGGAAGAATCG GGACCTTCATGCTGATATTTTTCCTGCCTGCTACTGTATTCTACTTGCTGTTGATGTGTAAACAAGATGACCCCAGTCTTATgaacttccctcctcctctcccagcactTGAAAGTCTTTGGGAGGCTAGggtgtttggtgtttttcttctgtggtttttcCTTCAAGCTCTGTTTTCATTACTGCCAATTGGAAAG GTTGTAGAAGGCCTGCCCCTTTCAAATGGAAGGAAACTGCAGTATCGCATAAATG ggttttatgcttttattttgacTGCTGCGGCTATTGGAACTTTATTATCTTTTCAATTTGAACTTCATTATTTGTATGATCACTTCATGCAGTTTGCAGTGTCAGCTGCAGCTTTTTCAATGGTATTGAGCATTTATCTGTATGTTCGGTCCCTGAAAGCACCTGAGGAAGAATTAGCACCAGGTGGAAATTCTG GGTATCTTGTGTATGATTTTTTTACTGGACATGAATTAAACCCTCGTATTGGCAGTTTTGACCTCAAATACTTTTGTGAGTTGCGTCCAGGATTAATTGGCTGG GTTGTTATAAACTTGGCAATGCTCTTGGCTGAGATGAAGATACACAATCAAAGTATGCCATCTCTGTCAATGATACTTGTGAACAGCTTTCAGCTTCTGTATGTGGTGGATGCTCTTTGGAATGAG GAAGCTATTTTGACTACAATGGATATTACCCATGATGGATTTGGATTCATGCTAGCATTTGGAGATTTGGTGTGGGTTCCGTTTGTCTACAGTCTGCAGGCTTTCTATTTAGTTGGTCATCCTACTGTGATTTCTTGGCCTGTTGCTGCTGCGATTACTATTCTGAACT ttattgGGTATTACATATTCCGAAGTGCAAattctcagaaaaataatttccgaAGGAATCCAGCAGATCCCAAATTGGCCt ATCTGAAATTTATACCCACTGCAACTGGAAAAGGGCTTCTTGTCAcgggttggtggggttttgttcGTCACCCTAATTATCTCGGTGACATTATCATGGCTCTAGCATGGTCCCTACCCTGTG GTTTTAATCATATTTTACCATATTTCTACGTGATATATTTCATCTGCTTGCTTATTCATCGAGAAGCTCGGGATGAACATCATTGTAAGCAAAAATACGGCTTGGCATGGGAAAGGTATTGTCAGCGTGTACCATACCGCATATTTCCTTACATCTACTAG